The sequence below is a genomic window from Sorangiineae bacterium MSr12523.
GGGCGCGGGCGGGGAGGGTGGCCGCGCCCCCGTCGTCGGTGGGAAGAGGCTTCCCGATGCACACGGTGACGCGTGTGGGCGGTGCGCCGGACATCCTCTCGAGGTGGGCCCCGAAGCTCTCGCCCACGAACGCAGCCTCCGAGCCCGCTTCGTAGGCGATGCCCACGGGCAACACGGGCACGCCCGCGCGGATGGCCGCGACGAAGCCTCCCCGCAAGAACGGACGCACGTCATCGTCCGGAAACGTGGTTCCCTCGGGAAACACGGAGACGATGTCCCCCTCGGTCAGGCGCGCGGCCATGGCGCGGATCACGCGCGCACCGCTTTGCTTGTTCGTGCGCTCCACGAACAAGGTGCCCACCTTGCGGGCGGCGGTGCCGATGATGGGCCACCGCGAAAGATCGGCCCGCGAGACCACGCAGCCGCCGAAGGTCGACAGCATGAGCGCGATGTCGATGGTGGAGCGGTGGTTGGCCACGACGAGGTAACCGCCCTGACGGGTGGGCACGTCCCCCACGATGTTCGGGTGGACGGAAAAGAGCTTCAACAAGGCCCGCGACCAGCGCCCCGTCCAGCGGTCGCGCAGATCTTTGTGCTCGCTCTTGCCCACGCCGACGAGCATCGCGTCGCGGGCCACGTAAAGGGGAAGGTACGTCGCCGTGATGAGACCAAAACCGGCCACGCGAATCGGTTTTCGTACGAAGTTCAGTTTCATGATCACCAGAGTTTCCGCATCGCGAATGCCACCCACTCCATGCCCCGACGCAGCGTACCGCGCTGGCGCCACGTGGCCAGGTCGATGGGAAGCGCCCGAGCGAGATCGTGTTCGTACCAATGGCGAACGTGCCGCGCGAAGGCGGCGTCCTCCACGGCCAGGTTGACCTCGAGGTTCTTGCGCCAAGAGCGTTCGTCGAGGTTGTAGCTGCCAATCGTGGCGAAGCTCTCGTCCACGATGGCAACTTTGGAATGCAGGATGGGGCCGGGTAGCGCGTACACCTCGACGCCGTGCCGCAGCAGTTGCTCGAACATCGCCTCGACGGCGAACTGCACGATGGGTACGTCGCCGCGCGCGGGCACCAGCACGCGAATGCGCACACCGCGCGAGGCCGCGCGGAACATGGCGCGGCGCACGCCGCCGTCGGGCACGAAGTACGAATTGGCGATATCCACCGATTGGCGCGCGTTGGCGATGCGCACGACGTACTCGCGACGGATGCTGCGCCGGCGCCGCCAATTGTTGGCGAGCACCCAGACGGGGCGCGACCGGCGTCGCGGAAAGGGCGGAACGTCGCGGGGGCGCAGGGTGCGGGTGATGCGGCGCCAGGTCTCGTAAAAAAGCGAGCGAAACTCTTCGACACATGGGCCCTCGACGGCGACGGCGTCATCGCGCCAGCCTTCGCCGCCCTGCTCGAGGGGAAGCCAGGGATCGCTCAGGTTGATGCCGCCGGTGAAGGCCACGGTGTCGTCGGCGACGAGGAGCTTGCGATGATCGCGTTGCTCGACCCGGTCGAGCTGAAAGCTTTGCGCCAGTGGAAAGAGCGAATGGTATTCGTGGACCTCACCGCCGGCGCTGCGCAACGGTTGCCACCAGGACTCGGTGATGCCCAGGCTTCCGACGGCGTCGTAGATGACCTTGACCTTGACCCCGGCGCGGGCGCGGCTCACCAACGCATCGCGGAAACGCTCGCCGCAGGAATCGGCGCCGATCCAGTACATCTCGAGAAGCACTTCGTTCTGCGCCTGGCGGATGGCCTCCAGCATCACGGGAAACGTCTGCGCGCCGTCGCGGAGGAGCCGCACGCGGTCGGCACCCACGTGGAACCAGGGTTGGTCGGCCTCCGTGGGGGCATGCGGGCCGGCTTCTTCTTCTTCAGGCTCGGCGTCGGACTCGAACGAAGGCGGGGGGCTCACGGAGTCGCTTTCGGTGCGCGGGGAGGTCGGGCGGCCGCGATGACCAGTGCGTCATCGCGAAGGGTGGTTGCAGCAAAGGAGCGTAGCGCGTCGAGCGGCGGCGGCGCATCTCGATCGTGCGTCGGAGCGTCCCGGAAAAGCGCCAGCAGGCGCCCATGTGGTTCGAGGAGAGCCCGTTGCTCGGCGCGCGCGCGTGCGGCCGCGGCCCGCTGCCGATCCGCCTCGTCGAGGCCGCGCTGGCGCAGCCGATCCAGCAGCGCGCGCGTTTGCGCCACCGCCCCATCGAGCGCCCCGTCGGCGGATGCGATGCGGACGACCAGCGCCGAGCCCCGCGCGGGGCCGACGACGGTTGCGCTCCACGAACGCGCCAGGCCGGGGCCCCCCAGGGCGCGCGCAAGGAGGCCATCTTCGCCGTCCAGGGCCAGCGCGAAAAAGCGTGCAAGCTGCACGGACTTCTCGTCGCCGCGCGGGAGCGGGAGCGCCAGCCACGCTTGACCCGCTTGCTCGGGCGAGCCCGTGGGATCGAGCCAATACGTGCCTGGGCGGGGCGGCGGTGGCTCGCTCGGTGTGGGGCAGGCGCGCGCCTCGCCCGAAGCGCGGCGCGGCACCCAGCGATCCACGGCGCGTGCAGCCGCCGCGCCTTGTGCGGGGCTCTCGTTGGCGAGAACCGCGACCCGCAGCGGCCCTGCGCGAAGGCCCGTGGCGCGCGTTCCAAATGCGCCGTCCGAGGCGCGCGCCAGCGCCACGGGGCTTCCCGTGGGCGAGAACCACGAAGGCCGCCCTGGTACGATGCCGCTCGAGAGCGCGACCAGCGCGCGCGCGGGAACGTTGTCCCCGACGGTAAGGAGCGACGCGCGCACTTGGGAGATCGCGTCCCGTTCGGGCCCTTCGGCAAACGCGCGCGCGGCCGTGTCAGCGATGCGCCGGGCCTGCGCGAGCGGCGTCTCGCCGGGGAGCGCGGGTCCGTGGGCCAAAAGCCCGATGGCGTCGGCGGAGGCCCACGGCGCGATTTCGAGGGAAGTTCCCGCATGATCGCGTGCTCTTTCGGCCGCGAGCATCGCAAACCCGGCGCCGAGGCCCGAGTCCGACTCCACCTCGGGCACCGTTCCGCAGGGCGATGCCAGGAGCAACCACAGGTCCGATTGGCCGCGCTCCACGCGAATGCGGGGCTCCACCACGGGATCTTTCCACGCCGCGAGCGCGCGATCGACTTCGGTGCGCACGGCCTCGGCGCTCGGCATCGCCGTCGCATCGCGCGAGCCTGCGAAGCCGACGGCGACGAGCATGCGCGGCTCTTTCGCCGCGGGCGCCGCGCGCTGATAGAGCGTCCACCATGCTCCGCGTTCGGCCGCTTCCCGCGGATCGCCCGCGCGCCGGGCAAGCGCCAACGGCTGCGCAGAGTCGTCCGTGTCGGCCAGCTCGGCGAGCACCTCTTGCCGGACCAGCGCGATGGCCGTGGCGAGGCGCGCAGTCGGATTGGGCCCGAGATCGCGCGCATCCAAGGTCACCGTAAGGCAGCCTCCCTGTGCGTGCGCCGTGGCGGTGACGTCGCGCACCGTCGCGCCGGACTCCGTCGCCTCCAGCCGCGAGGCGAGGGGACCCCGCGGATCGCCCAGGCTCGGCGCAATGGCGGCCGCGCGCGTCGCATCGCCCGTGCGAAAGGCCAGAATGGCGCGCGCTTCGGCGACGCCTTCGCTGCGCGCGTCGTACACCACGGGCGGCGGCGCCTCCTCCGGCCAACCAGAGACCGGCAGTTGCGCGGCCCGCGGCCACGCCGGCAAGCCATTGAGCGCTGCGATGACGTCGTTGGTCGCACGCGGGATGCCCGCGACCGACAGCGCCACGCGGCCCAGGCCATGCGCCGCGCGCCGCCAGGCCTCCACGTCGGCGAGGGTGGGCTCCGCGGGGGCGGGGATCGCGCCAAACGGCTCCCCCCGGCAGCGCGCCACCTCGGCGAGCCCGGGATCGTGCAGCGGCTTGTTGGCCAGCGCGCGAAGCTTCTTGACCACCGCGGGCATCTCCGCCGCGGTCACCGGCGCGAGCAGCGCACGCTGCACCGCCGTGACCTGCTCCGAGGGTCGCTCGCCCAAAAGCCCTCGCACGCGGTAGCCCTCCCAGGCCGGCGTCACCACCGCCGCAGGCCAACGCGGGGCAAGCCGCGCTTGCGTCAGCGCCGCCAGTGCCACCGCCGCCTGCGCGCCGCGTTCCGCCGCGACCCCGTAGGTCCACACCGCCACCGCGAGCCCGGCGCCGGGATCGCCGTCACGAACGATGGCCGCCACCGGCGGGCGATCCCCGGCTACGCCGCCCGCTTTCGGAACTGCGGGAGGCGGCTCGGCCGCACCACCGCATGCCGCCACCGCGGTCAGACAGAGGATCCAAGGAACGAGACGACGAGAAACTCCATCCACAGCGGAACCGTTATCATCAAAATCGGCCCACCCCTCAACTTGCTGGCGCCTGCCCAAAAAAGGACATCCATCGAGGGGTGAAACACTTGGTCCCGAGCGTAACAACTTCCGTAACGTTTCTCCCGAGTGTTACGCCCGAGGCCGACTGTTACGCGTAACACTTGCTTTGGACGGGCCCGTCGGGGGCCAAAATCTCCGTATTTCTCGATGATTGTTGCCCTTTTTGAGGCTGGCACGCGCGCTGCATTGCACGACGCCGACCGGTCGCACGGCGCGCCGGAACTTGGAGGGCCGTCGAGAGATGATGATGCAAGGGCGAGATGCTTATCGAGAGGATGCAAATGCGTGTCGAATGGCGTGCGGCAAACAGGACCGCGAGCTGGTCGACGCGATGCTGCGCAACGAGGCGCAGGCGTGGACCGAGTTTCAGAGCCGTTACGATCGTTTGATTCACCGCTGCATCACCAAGGTCACCCGCCGCTTCCCCTCGATGGTGTCGGGCGACGATGTGTTCGAGATTCAGGCCCAGCTTTTCTTATCCCTTCTTGCGAACGAGATGCACAAGCTTCGGACGTTCGACCCGGAGCGCGGCAATCGCTTTTCGAGCTGGCTTGGCTTGCTTGCCATTCACTGTGCTTACGATCACTTGCGCAGCCTGCGCCGGGAGCCGAACAAGGCATCGCTGGCCGAGGCCACGGACTTGGCCTGTCAGCTCCCCGATCCCTTCGAGTGCGTCGCCGAGCGGCAGCGCGCCGCGATGGCCGCCGAAATGCTCGATGGCTTCAGCGAAAAGGACCGCGCATTCGCCACGCTGTACTTCGACGAGGAGCTCGAGCCGAACGAGATTGCCGCGCGCATGAACATCAGCGTCAAAACCGTTTACTCGAAGAAGCATAAAATTCAGTCCCGCCTCGAATCGGCTCTTTCCACGGCGGTCGAACACGCCGCTTGAGGGGGCCGCACACGGTGGTATAAGCCTGGCACCGTGGCGTTCTCTTCATCTCGTACCGGTTTATTCTTGTTTGCGGCCTCTCTCGTATGCGCCATGTGCGGCGTGGCCTGTTCGTCCGAAGACGGAGACCCGCCGAGCCATCGAGAGCCCGACCCGCTGGGTGCCGGAAAGCGCATTCGCGAAGTCGTGAATCCGTCGCTGAAGTTTCGAGGCGACGTGACGGTCACGGGGGCCGAGGTCATCTACATCGATACTTTCGACGAGACGAAGGACGGCAAGAGCCGCGGCACGATTTACGTGCAGGATGTCGGCTCGCAGAATCCGTACTCCGGTATTTCGCTGTATTCGCCATCGTTCATTCCATCGAGCCTGCGGGTTTCCCCGGGCGACGTGCTCGATTTGCGCGGGCCCTACGTCGAGGAGGCGCGCATTGGCGGGGCCATTTTCGACGAAGGGGAATTCTTGCCCCAGCTCTCCAAGCCCATCGCGACCTTCCGCTACGAGACGCCGCTGCCGGCGCCGGTGGAGATCGTCGATGTGAACGATTTGAACGACTACACCAAGGGCCGCAAGTGGCTGAACATGCTCGTCACGATCAAGAACGTGACGATGACGGACAATCCGTATCTCAATAAGTCAGGCCGGCGCAGCGTGCACTTTACGTCGGATACGACCCTCAACGGCGTGACCATCACCAACGAGTTTTACGACCTGCAGGACGCCGAGGTCGCGAAGGACACGAAGTTCGCTTCGGTCACGGGCGTCGTGACGTGGTTCTTCAATTACCACGTCGTTCCGCGTTCCCCCGACGACCTCGTGAGGCCCTAGCCGCCATCGCGGTTTGCGAGTGGCGCACCTCTTCTTCTTCGAGCAAGCCTTTGGCGCGCACGAACGCGGCCACCTTTTGCATCGGCACGCGCGCCGGGCAGCGTCGTTCGAGCTCCGCGAGGCGCTCCTCGGGAACAGCCGCGAACGAGCGCATGGCCGCGTCGAAGTCCGGCATGCTGCGCGACGAGGCGAGCATCAGATCCATCGTGCCAGCATAGACGCCGGCCGATCTGGCCACGCGTAGGCCCTCGCCGAGATCGCACAAACCGCACGCGATGCATCCGCTCAAGATGGGCAAGGTGCGCCGCTCCTCCGGTGTGAGCGGGGGAAGCCGATCGAGCGCGTAGCTCTCTTGAAAGGCGCGAAGCCCGCGTCGCTTGCCTGTCAGCGGTGCGAAGAGCGACTCGAACAGCGTGGCGAGTAGACACGTGGCCAAGAGCCAGATGGCGTGAAGGCGCTCCAAGTCCCCGAATGTGCTCGCGCTTGGCTCGAAGCGCAACGTCACAATTCAGTCCGTTGTTTCAGTTCGGTGGGGGCGCTGCCGCCGTCCTCGCAAAAGGACGACGCGAGACGGGTGCATTCCATTGAAGGATGCCGTACCTGTTGGAATAGCGTCATGCCTCCGCCCCCTTTGCTCGCCCAGGTCGCTTACCTCTTTGCGCTTGCGACTTCCCTCGGTTCCATCTCCGGTTGCGGCGGTGGCCACGGCTCCGAGCGCGCCTTCAACGCGCCGGGCACCACGCAAATCGAGACCGCGAGCAACGATTACTCGTTCATCGATCGCAGCCGGCAGCAGCCCGGCAAGCCGGACGAAGTGGGAATCGCGAGCTGGTACGGCAAAAAGTTCCAAGGCAAGAAGACCGCGAGCGGCGAGCGGTACGATGCGCGGGCCATGACGGCGGCGCATCGCAAGCTGCCCTTCGGCACATGGGTCGAGGTGCGCCGCGTCGATACGGGATCGACCGTCCGCGTGCGCATCACCGATCGGGGCCCCTTCGACGACTCGCACAAGATCATCGACCTATCGCGCGCTGCGGCGGAGAAAATCGGGTTGGTCCAAATTGGAGCGACCCGCGTCGAACTGCGCATCGTGCGCGGGCCGGAATAGATCCTACCCTTCGACCAGCTTGAGGCTCGTCCCGAACCGTCGCGCGTACTCCACGTAATGCTGCGCCGAGGCCGAGATCCAGAGCAGATCGTTCTCGGTTACCTCCCGCACGACCTTCGCCGGTCGCCCCAGGACGAAGGAGCGCGCTGGGATGACCGTGCCCGGTGTCACGAGGGAGCCTGCCGCAATGAAGCAATCGTCCCCGATCGTCGCGTTATCGAGCACGATGCTTCCCATGCCCACCAGCACCCGGTTGCCGATGGTGCAACCGTGCAGCAGAGCCAAATGGCCGATGGTGACATCGCCGCCGACGACGGTGTTGTTCTGACCTCCCGTCACGTGGATCACCGCGTTGTCCTGCACATTGGTGCGCGCGCCGATGCGGATCGAGCCCACGTCGCCGCGCAAAACGGCTCCAAACCACACGCTGGCCTGCGTCTCGAGTTGGACGTCGCCGATGACCGTAGCTTGGGGGCTGACGTACGCGCCTTCCCGGAGGATGGGGCGCGTCCCGTCGTATTCGTAGAGGGGCATTTCTCTTTTCGTCCTGCTTCAGTTTTGTCGGCCGAATCACTCACGCACGATGTCGCATCGTACGAAGTAGCAAGGGCACGGGAGGCCGCGAAGGAAGGGAGGCCGCCCAGAGAGCCCGCGAAGATTATCCTCGCGCGCTCACCCGCATCGTAAGGAGGGACGATGCGGGTGGGCGCGATTATTTATTGGGGTTTTCACGGCGATTTACTGCGAAATAAGGGGCAGCGACCGCACTTGCCGCACGACGGTCGCGCGTGCGGGTTGCTGGGATTCGCCGGAGGATGAAGCAGGAAGACCGAGTGCGGCCAGCGCACCATCTTCCGGGCGACCCGAGAGCGAATGCTTGTTCGCACGCACGATCTCCACGGGAATGGTGTGTCCAATCCACGCCGGCGAACCGCCTTCGAGGTGCACGATTTCGTTGCGCTCGGTTCGTCCTTGCAGGAGCAAGCCATTCGCTTGCTTGTCGCTCTTGCTCTCTCCTTCGACGAGAACCTTCGCTCGCGTTCCCGCGAGCTTCGCCAGGTGCGCTTGCCCTTGGGCTTCGACCACCTCGAACAGCCGAGCAAGTCGCTCTTTCTTCAGCTCTTCGGGCACGTCATCGATGAGCTTCAGCGCAGGCGTGTTCGGACGCGGTGAAAACTTGAACGCGAAGGCGGCCACGAATCCCACCTCGCGCACCAACGTGAGGGTGCTCTCGAAGTCCTCGTCCGTCTCGCCCGGGAAGCCGACGATGATGTCCGTCGACAAGGTCATGTCCGTCCGAGCGCGACGAAGCCGCTCCGCTCGCTCGATGTATTCTGCACGCTTGTAGCGGCGGATCATCCGCTTCAAGATGCGGTCGCTTCCCGATTGCACGGGCAAGTGCACGTGGTGGGCGAGCACATCCAGCTCCGCGTGCGCGCGGGCCAACGACTCGGTCGCGTGCCGCGGGTGAGGGCTCGTGTAGCGCAAGCGAAGAAGCCCCGGCACCTCGGCCGCAATCATCCGCAAGAGCCACGGGAACTGCGACTCGTCCGGATCGTCGCTCTCGGGCGGCGGCAGCTCGGGATCGCGAAAGCTGTCCACGGTCTGACCGAGAAGGATGACTTCCCGGGTGCCCGCATCGACCAACCGGGCAATCTCCTCGACGATCTGGCGCGCAGGGCGGTAGCGCTCCGGCCCACGCGTGTAGGGCACGATGCAGAACGAGCAGCGCTCGTCGCAGCCCTTCATCGTGGTGACGTAGCTGCTGACCGGAGTCTCGCGTCCGTGTGGAACGGCAGCTAAAAACTGCGGCGCATCGATGTCGAAGATGGTGCGCGCGGTGGGCGGCGAGCCCGCGAATTGCGCCTCCACCAAGGCCGGAAGCTCGTGCAGGTTGTCCGGGCCGATGACCAAATCCAGGTGGCGGATGCGCGAAAGAAGCTTCTCGCCCTCCTGCTGGGCCACGCAGCCGGCCACGCAAAGCACGACATGGGGCTTTTCCCGCTTGAGCGGCAAGAGCTTGCCCACCTCACTACGGACCTTCTGTTCGGCCTTGTCGCGCACACTGCACGTGTTGAAAATGACCAGATCCGCCTCTTCGAGCGGGCCCGGCTCCCAGCCGAAGGCCTGAAGGGATTCCTCCATCCGCTCCGAATCGTGGACGTTCATCTGGCAGCCGAACGTCTTGAGGCAATAGCGACGAGCCATCATTTGAAAGCCAGGCCGTTTAGCATACTCTTCGTAGGGATATGGGCGAGCCGGCACATTTTGACACCCTGGTCGATATCTATAACCGCAGCATCGAGAAGTTCGCCGATCGCGAGCTCTTCGGAACGAAGAAAGAGGGGGTTTGGCACTGGATTACGTACCGTGAGTTCGGCAAGCAGGTCGACGGGTTTCGCGGCGGGCTCGCCGGCCTCGGCCTGACGCGGGGCGACGCCGTCGCCATCATCTCCGACAACCGCGTGGAATGGGCCGTCTCGGCGTACGCCTGTTTCGGCCTCGGTGTCGCACTCGTACCCATGTACGAGGCGCAGCTCGAAAAGGACTGGGAGTTCATCGTCCGCGATTGCGGCGCCAAGGCGCTCGTCGTCTCCAAAAAGGACATTCTCCAAAAGGCGAAGAAGCTCCTGGAGGTGATTCCGACGCTCCAGCACATCATCGTCATGGAGGGCGAGAGCGAGGGGCACACGATCCATTCGTTCCGCGCGCTCACGGAGGCGGGGGAGAAGAAGCCGGTGCCGGTCATCCAGCCGGAGAAGAAAGACGTCGCCTGTTACATCTACACGAGCGGCACCACCGGCGTTCCCAAGGGCGTCATCCTGAGCCACAACAACATCGCCTCCAACGTCGAGGGCGCTCACAAAGCCTTCCCGATGGCGTCGGAGGATCGCTCGCTCTCGTTCTTGCCGTGGGCGCATTCGTTCGGGCAGACGGTGGAGTTGCACGCGCTGTTTTCCAATGGCGCATCGATGGGGCTCGCCGAGTCGATCAGCAAGATCCTCGACAACTTGGCCGAGGTGAAGCCCACGCTGCTCTTCAGCGTGCCGCGCATTTTCAATCGGCTTTACATGGCCGTGCAAAAGCAGATTTCCGAGAAGCCCGCCGTGGTGCAGGCCATGGTCAAGGGCGCGCTTCGTGCGGCGGCCAAGCAGCGCGTGGGCGAGAAGCCGTCGTTTGGCGAGGGCATCATGCTCAGCCTCGCGAACAAGGTGGTCTTCTCCAAGGTGCGCGCGAAGTTCGGCGGGCGCCTGAAGTACGCGTTCTCCGGCGGTGCGGCCATCTCGCGCGAGGTGGCGGAGTTCATCGACGGTATCGGCGTCATGGTCTACGAGGGCTATGGCCTCACCGAAACGAGCCCCATCGCCACGGCGAACTGCCCCTTGTCGGGCCGAAAGATCGGTTCGGTGGGCAAGGCTTTCCCCGGCGTGCGCATCGTCATCGACCCGTCCAGCGGCAAGAAGACCGAATCGGGCCGCGACGAAGGCGAAATCA
It includes:
- a CDS encoding 1-acyl-sn-glycerol-3-phosphate acyltransferase; the protein is MKLNFVRKPIRVAGFGLITATYLPLYVARDAMLVGVGKSEHKDLRDRWTGRWSRALLKLFSVHPNIVGDVPTRQGGYLVVANHRSTIDIALMLSTFGGCVVSRADLSRWPIIGTAARKVGTLFVERTNKQSGARVIRAMAARLTEGDIVSVFPEGTTFPDDDVRPFLRGGFVAAIRAGVPVLPVGIAYEAGSEAAFVGESFGAHLERMSGAPPTRVTVCIGKPLPTDDGGAATLPARAHEAVQALVKKARTLV
- a CDS encoding phospholipase D-like domain-containing protein, yielding MSPPPSFESDAEPEEEEAGPHAPTEADQPWFHVGADRVRLLRDGAQTFPVMLEAIRQAQNEVLLEMYWIGADSCGERFRDALVSRARAGVKVKVIYDAVGSLGITESWWQPLRSAGGEVHEYHSLFPLAQSFQLDRVEQRDHRKLLVADDTVAFTGGINLSDPWLPLEQGGEGWRDDAVAVEGPCVEEFRSLFYETWRRITRTLRPRDVPPFPRRRSRPVWVLANNWRRRRSIRREYVVRIANARQSVDIANSYFVPDGGVRRAMFRAASRGVRIRVLVPARGDVPIVQFAVEAMFEQLLRHGVEVYALPGPILHSKVAIVDESFATIGSYNLDERSWRKNLEVNLAVEDAAFARHVRHWYEHDLARALPIDLATWRQRGTLRRGMEWVAFAMRKLW
- a CDS encoding sigma-70 family RNA polymerase sigma factor, producing the protein MACGKQDRELVDAMLRNEAQAWTEFQSRYDRLIHRCITKVTRRFPSMVSGDDVFEIQAQLFLSLLANEMHKLRTFDPERGNRFSSWLGLLAIHCAYDHLRSLRREPNKASLAEATDLACQLPDPFECVAERQRAAMAAEMLDGFSEKDRAFATLYFDEELEPNEIAARMNISVKTVYSKKHKIQSRLESALSTAVEHAA
- a CDS encoding septal ring lytic transglycosylase RlpA family protein encodes the protein MPPPPLLAQVAYLFALATSLGSISGCGGGHGSERAFNAPGTTQIETASNDYSFIDRSRQQPGKPDEVGIASWYGKKFQGKKTASGERYDARAMTAAHRKLPFGTWVEVRRVDTGSTVRVRITDRGPFDDSHKIIDLSRAAAEKIGLVQIGATRVELRIVRGPE
- a CDS encoding gamma carbonic anhydrase family protein; this encodes MPLYEYDGTRPILREGAYVSPQATVIGDVQLETQASVWFGAVLRGDVGSIRIGARTNVQDNAVIHVTGGQNNTVVGGDVTIGHLALLHGCTIGNRVLVGMGSIVLDNATIGDDCFIAAGSLVTPGTVIPARSFVLGRPAKVVREVTENDLLWISASAQHYVEYARRFGTSLKLVEG
- the miaB gene encoding tRNA (N6-isopentenyl adenosine(37)-C2)-methylthiotransferase MiaB; translated protein: MMARRYCLKTFGCQMNVHDSERMEESLQAFGWEPGPLEEADLVIFNTCSVRDKAEQKVRSEVGKLLPLKREKPHVVLCVAGCVAQQEGEKLLSRIRHLDLVIGPDNLHELPALVEAQFAGSPPTARTIFDIDAPQFLAAVPHGRETPVSSYVTTMKGCDERCSFCIVPYTRGPERYRPARQIVEEIARLVDAGTREVILLGQTVDSFRDPELPPPESDDPDESQFPWLLRMIAAEVPGLLRLRYTSPHPRHATESLARAHAELDVLAHHVHLPVQSGSDRILKRMIRRYKRAEYIERAERLRRARTDMTLSTDIIVGFPGETDEDFESTLTLVREVGFVAAFAFKFSPRPNTPALKLIDDVPEELKKERLARLFEVVEAQGQAHLAKLAGTRAKVLVEGESKSDKQANGLLLQGRTERNEIVHLEGGSPAWIGHTIPVEIVRANKHSLSGRPEDGALAALGLPASSSGESQQPARATVVRQVRSLPLISQ
- a CDS encoding long-chain fatty acid--CoA ligase, which encodes MGEPAHFDTLVDIYNRSIEKFADRELFGTKKEGVWHWITYREFGKQVDGFRGGLAGLGLTRGDAVAIISDNRVEWAVSAYACFGLGVALVPMYEAQLEKDWEFIVRDCGAKALVVSKKDILQKAKKLLEVIPTLQHIIVMEGESEGHTIHSFRALTEAGEKKPVPVIQPEKKDVACYIYTSGTTGVPKGVILSHNNIASNVEGAHKAFPMASEDRSLSFLPWAHSFGQTVELHALFSNGASMGLAESISKILDNLAEVKPTLLFSVPRIFNRLYMAVQKQISEKPAVVQAMVKGALRAAAKQRVGEKPSFGEGIMLSLANKVVFSKVRAKFGGRLKYAFSGGAAISREVAEFIDGIGVMVYEGYGLTETSPIATANCPLSGRKIGSVGKAFPGVRIVIDPSSGKKTESGRDEGEIIVYGPNVMQGYHNRPEENAAVFTSDGGFRTGDMGYVDADGFLYITGRIKEQYKLENGKYVVPTPLEEEIKLSPYVANVMVYGDNRPHNVALVVANLDAIKGWAEKEGHSLPAAVLEDPKVRDLLAKEIEKYSEKFKGFESVQDFALIDSDFTTENGMLTPSLKLKRRSVLEKYGPLLDALYKKKAEAKAQRARATV